In a single window of the Bacillus mycoides genome:
- a CDS encoding TetR/AcrR family transcriptional regulator encodes MGEDVRVYKTKKNISNTLITLLNEKEFGRITTKDICIHAMVSKSTFYSHFADKYDLLEKLVQNYVCWFKEEIEFRFALIENGNVAQAINMITDKISARKKEVATLLHVRVPSADLRLELESILYNACYSYLKEQQVEVSVPIDFVAQLYTANAMVSINWSLSNDKNPDVVELIDNMQGYVFDLILSGGERM; translated from the coding sequence ATGGGAGAGGATGTTCGCGTTTATAAAACGAAGAAAAATATTTCTAATACACTTATTACCCTCTTGAACGAAAAAGAGTTTGGGCGAATTACAACTAAAGATATTTGCATACATGCTATGGTGAGTAAGTCCACATTTTACAGCCATTTTGCAGATAAATATGATCTTTTGGAAAAATTAGTGCAAAATTATGTCTGCTGGTTCAAGGAAGAAATTGAATTTCGTTTCGCATTAATAGAGAATGGAAATGTGGCTCAAGCTATTAATATGATAACCGATAAGATCTCAGCGCGAAAAAAAGAGGTTGCAACTTTACTCCATGTACGTGTTCCCTCAGCGGATTTACGTTTAGAATTAGAATCCATTTTATATAATGCCTGCTATTCCTATTTGAAAGAGCAGCAGGTTGAAGTAAGTGTGCCGATTGACTTTGTAGCTCAGTTGTATACAGCAAACGCAATGGTGTCAATCAATTGGTCGCTGAGCAACGATAAAAATCCAGATGTGGTTGAACTAATCGATAATATGCAGGGATATGTTTTTGATCTGATTTTGTCAGGTGGCGAGAGAATGTAA
- a CDS encoding Fic family protein, translating into MRNFFDDKYKNIELKRRLLNIISEISELKGKLAAYQEQNPDIFTSLEKTIPLHYIKNFTTTYEDIKVPNKRLKELILDDIVPQNISEDAIFCFYQTLTFVHKNSCDLLINPETIQELHFQLIHYITSDSAKWREKPFTIPGIPENGMHLNSYRILPHELIPQVMEQLCDQYNSLNSSKGHHSLLLIARFIFNFYCIVPFNQGNGRLALMLMQLLLIKSGNTFVKYVCLDKYIKKNESEYYNSIYKSSVNWYCEEHNSSFWLKTFLTIILEAYKDLHNTVLDSICKHTKVERIQDFILKQKQPFTKECIRNTYPDIAESTISKALNSLQLFGHIKLVTKGRNASWIKV; encoded by the coding sequence ATGAGAAATTTTTTCGATGACAAGTATAAAAATATTGAATTAAAAAGGAGACTATTAAATATAATCAGTGAAATTAGTGAATTAAAAGGAAAATTAGCTGCTTATCAGGAACAAAATCCTGATATATTTACTAGCTTAGAAAAAACCATACCACTTCATTACATAAAAAACTTTACTACTACCTATGAAGATATAAAAGTCCCAAATAAAAGATTAAAAGAACTTATTTTAGATGATATAGTACCTCAAAATATTTCGGAAGATGCTATCTTTTGTTTTTATCAAACACTTACTTTTGTACATAAGAATTCCTGTGATTTATTAATCAATCCAGAGACTATACAGGAATTACATTTTCAATTAATACATTACATTACCTCTGACAGTGCCAAATGGCGCGAAAAACCGTTTACTATTCCAGGTATTCCTGAAAACGGAATGCACTTAAATAGTTACCGCATTCTTCCACATGAGCTTATTCCACAAGTAATGGAACAATTATGTGATCAATATAACTCATTAAATTCTAGTAAGGGCCATCATTCACTTTTATTAATAGCTCGTTTTATATTTAATTTTTATTGCATAGTCCCTTTTAATCAGGGTAACGGCAGATTGGCACTTATGTTAATGCAATTGCTATTAATTAAGAGTGGAAATACATTTGTAAAATATGTATGTCTGGATAAATACATTAAGAAAAATGAATCTGAATATTACAATTCGATTTATAAATCTTCGGTAAATTGGTACTGCGAGGAACATAATAGTAGCTTTTGGTTAAAAACGTTTTTAACTATTATATTAGAGGCGTACAAAGATCTTCATAATACAGTTCTAGATTCTATATGTAAGCATACTAAAGTGGAGAGAATTCAGGATTTTATCCTTAAACAAAAACAACCCTTTACTAAGGAGTGTATTCGTAACACATATCCCGACATAGCAGAGAGTACAATCAGTAAGGCTTTGAATTCCTTGCAATTGTTTGGCCATATTAAGCTAGTGACAAAAGGAAGAAATGCTAGTTGGATTAAAGTTTAA
- a CDS encoding lytic polysaccharide monooxygenase has protein sequence MNLKLTSKLERLRKSKKGIGACVLAAGVTAITMIPQSAYAHGFVEKPSSRAALCSQNYGALNLNCGNVMYEPQSLEAPKGFPDGGPIDGKIASAGGLFGGILDQQTSNRWFKNTIKGGANTFTWKYTAAHSTSKWHYYITKKGWDPNKPLTRAELEPIGTVKHDGSAASNNLTHTINVPTDRNGYHVILAVWDVADTSNAFYNVIDVNLVNNEAPDTVAPSQPTGLNASKVSANSVELTWKASTDNIGVKEYQVLRNGEVIDTVPGTTFIDKKLKANTEYTYTIKALDSAGNISKESEKLKVKTTNAIPDIEAPTQPKGLHSMGTTATTVDLMWSPSEDNVGVDHYVVYRENAGVMNKIGTTDNTSFVDKNLKANTSYKYVVTAVDLARNESSRSDVLTVATKLDGSTYEKWDARKAYNKGDKVVHEGKVYEAVQSYQGNGDPNWIFALSIWKPVLNK, from the coding sequence ATGAATTTGAAATTAACATCTAAGTTAGAAAGATTAAGAAAAAGTAAAAAAGGAATTGGTGCTTGTGTTTTAGCTGCAGGGGTGACGGCAATTACAATGATTCCTCAAAGTGCATATGCACATGGGTTTGTTGAAAAGCCGAGTAGTCGTGCTGCTTTATGTAGTCAGAATTATGGAGCATTAAATTTAAATTGTGGAAATGTAATGTACGAACCTCAAAGTCTAGAAGCACCTAAAGGATTCCCAGATGGTGGACCGATTGATGGGAAAATCGCTTCGGCAGGAGGACTGTTTGGAGGGATTCTTGACCAACAAACATCAAATCGCTGGTTCAAAAACACAATAAAGGGGGGAGCAAATACATTTACATGGAAATACACAGCGGCACATTCTACAAGTAAATGGCATTATTACATTACCAAAAAGGGATGGGATCCTAATAAACCATTAACACGTGCTGAATTAGAACCAATTGGAACTGTGAAACATGACGGTTCGGCAGCATCAAATAATTTAACACATACAATTAATGTACCAACTGATCGCAATGGTTATCATGTTATTTTAGCTGTATGGGATGTAGCAGATACGTCAAATGCGTTTTATAATGTAATTGATGTAAATCTAGTAAATAATGAAGCTCCCGATACAGTAGCTCCAAGTCAACCAACTGGATTAAATGCGTCTAAAGTTTCTGCCAATAGTGTTGAACTAACATGGAAGGCCTCTACTGATAATATAGGTGTAAAAGAATATCAAGTGTTACGCAATGGAGAAGTAATTGATACGGTACCAGGTACAACTTTTATTGATAAAAAACTAAAAGCAAATACGGAATATACCTATACAATAAAGGCATTAGACTCTGCTGGAAATATATCAAAAGAAAGTGAAAAACTAAAGGTTAAGACAACAAATGCAATCCCAGATATAGAGGCTCCGACTCAACCTAAAGGATTACATAGTATGGGTACAACAGCGACAACTGTTGATTTGATGTGGAGTCCGTCTGAAGATAATGTAGGTGTTGACCATTATGTTGTATATAGAGAAAACGCAGGGGTTATGAATAAAATTGGGACAACGGATAATACATCCTTTGTGGATAAAAATTTAAAGGCAAATACATCGTACAAATATGTAGTGACAGCGGTTGATTTAGCTAGAAATGAGTCTAGTAGAAGTGATGTTTTAACTGTAGCAACAAAACTAGATGGCTCTACTTATGAAAAATGGGATGCAAGAAAAGCATACAATAAAGGTGATAAAGTAGTACATGAGGGAAAAGTGTATGAAGCGGTTCAAAGTTATCAAGGGAACGGCGATCCAAATTGGATTTTTGCACTATCGATTTGGAAGCCAGTTTTAAATAAATGA
- a CDS encoding Ger(x)C family spore germination protein codes for MIRKWIWIVICCVCLIGCGQRIPLEKVSLILLIGLDSTSNGNIKVGTSIPLFHHKQQSSTVEHWVQASTIYDGFSKMDTKLTGYVTSSKAEVILIGDKLAQEENWIQALDSSYRDPYATINAKVVLVDGPAEDMFKVNRPDKPSLPSYINGVIESSIQNNQSVSSTIQQLMREKNEQGMTQTVPIIKKTNNEIDTVGIAFLNHQGKYLTKIPKTDVKFFNLINKSKNTGRMILHLVLSPKKSDKKPNASVFVQNAKRKISVDFQKGKFIFNIDVSMDVSLIEKTNGNLTKTRLHGNKNIGRLEHEIQEEFNKKLQGMLQDMQRNKIDPIGLSLHARAFQYKEWKKVKEDWLRAFSKAKIRVNTHVKIKDTGTIRN; via the coding sequence TTGATTCGAAAATGGATATGGATTGTAATCTGTTGTGTATGTTTAATTGGTTGTGGTCAGAGAATTCCTCTTGAAAAAGTTTCTTTAATCCTTTTAATCGGCTTAGATAGTACTTCTAATGGAAACATAAAAGTGGGCACAAGCATACCACTCTTTCATCATAAACAGCAAAGCAGTACTGTAGAGCATTGGGTTCAGGCGTCAACCATATATGATGGATTTAGCAAAATGGATACGAAATTAACAGGGTATGTGACATCATCCAAAGCTGAAGTTATTTTAATTGGGGATAAATTAGCACAAGAAGAAAATTGGATACAGGCGCTCGATTCATCTTACCGTGATCCTTACGCTACCATTAATGCTAAAGTAGTGCTTGTTGATGGACCGGCAGAAGATATGTTTAAAGTTAATAGGCCTGATAAGCCATCACTTCCATCTTATATAAATGGTGTAATCGAGTCTTCAATTCAAAATAATCAATCCGTCTCTTCTACAATTCAACAATTAATGAGAGAAAAAAATGAACAGGGAATGACGCAAACTGTTCCCATTATCAAGAAAACAAATAATGAAATTGATACGGTAGGAATTGCATTTTTAAATCATCAAGGAAAGTACTTAACGAAGATTCCTAAAACCGATGTGAAGTTTTTCAACCTTATTAATAAGTCAAAAAATACAGGTCGGATGATACTACACCTTGTTCTTTCTCCAAAAAAATCTGATAAAAAGCCAAATGCGTCTGTTTTCGTACAAAATGCAAAGAGAAAAATTAGTGTTGATTTCCAAAAAGGTAAATTTATTTTTAATATAGATGTAAGTATGGATGTATCCTTAATTGAAAAAACCAACGGAAACTTAACTAAAACTCGTTTACATGGTAATAAGAATATAGGTAGATTGGAACATGAAATCCAGGAAGAGTTCAATAAAAAATTACAAGGCATGTTACAGGATATGCAGAGAAATAAAATTGATCCAATTGGTTTATCATTACACGCTAGAGCTTTTCAATATAAAGAATGGAAAAAGGTAAAAGAAGATTGGTTGCGCGCTTTTTCAAAAGCTAAAATACGTGTGAATACACACGTTAAAATAAAAGATACAGGAACAATTAGAAATTAA
- a CDS encoding GerAB/ArcD/ProY family transporter: MGNLKFQNITSFEYIVFIHSLQLASGMLIMPSPLATTAGTDGWISIILGWIITSIIGVIIILMLQKNPNKNFSQILNAYFGKWLGTIFLLLYAFYLFFAGFNTLLKATDIIKVWIFPSTPAYQISILLLLPFIILALSGLRALTSYSMLVFFFTTWMPLFLLFSLKSNYNPLHLLPIFKDGLYPIVKATKETITPYAGLEIAYFIYPFLQKKQKAIKGILIANTGTMFFYLYVTILSYIYFSPEGIKDVIWPVFHLLKGVRFSFIERLEILYIAYYLIVFSTTIYPYLFFSFESVTILFQKTVRNWVLVGFMLLIVGLFVFLNPDVDQYLFIYSLMDILNILFFILLPIFFFAYSIVFTWFTRRKQL, from the coding sequence ATGGGGAATCTTAAATTCCAAAACATAACTTCATTCGAATATATTGTTTTCATTCATTCACTGCAACTAGCATCAGGTATGCTAATTATGCCAAGCCCTCTTGCCACTACCGCTGGTACAGACGGCTGGATTTCTATCATTCTGGGATGGATAATTACTTCTATAATTGGCGTAATTATTATATTAATGTTACAAAAAAATCCTAACAAAAATTTCTCTCAGATCTTAAATGCATACTTTGGTAAATGGCTAGGAACAATTTTTCTTCTTTTATATGCCTTTTATCTATTTTTTGCTGGTTTTAATACTTTATTAAAGGCAACTGATATTATAAAAGTGTGGATATTCCCCTCCACTCCTGCTTATCAAATCTCCATATTATTACTATTGCCTTTTATTATTTTAGCCCTGAGTGGGTTAAGGGCTCTTACTAGTTATTCTATGCTTGTTTTCTTCTTCACTACTTGGATGCCACTATTTCTTCTTTTTTCACTAAAGAGTAACTACAATCCTTTACACCTACTACCTATTTTTAAAGATGGCTTATACCCTATTGTAAAGGCAACAAAAGAAACCATTACTCCTTATGCGGGCTTAGAAATTGCATATTTTATTTATCCGTTCTTACAAAAAAAACAAAAAGCCATAAAAGGAATACTAATAGCGAATACTGGAACCATGTTTTTCTATCTATATGTGACTATTCTTTCTTATATATACTTTAGTCCGGAGGGGATAAAAGACGTAATTTGGCCAGTATTTCATCTGTTAAAAGGAGTTCGTTTTTCTTTCATAGAACGATTAGAAATTTTATATATCGCTTACTATTTGATTGTATTTTCCACTACAATATATCCGTATTTATTTTTCAGTTTCGAATCTGTGACCATTTTATTTCAAAAAACCGTTCGCAATTGGGTGCTGGTTGGTTTTATGCTTTTAATAGTCGGCTTATTCGTTTTTCTAAATCCCGATGTGGATCAATATTTATTTATATATTCTCTTATGGATATCTTAAATATCCTTTTCTTTATTCTATTACCAATCTTCTTTTTCGCTTACAGCATTGTTTTTACTTGGTTTACTAGGAGGAAACAGCTTTGA
- a CDS encoding helix-turn-helix domain-containing protein, whose amino-acid sequence MFLLDLVIIIINELIQYKKCNVTQLTKLLKIPQSTVSQHLSKMRGKVLKAEKKGLEMYYYITNLKASQIVGILGL is encoded by the coding sequence ATTTTTTTGTTAGATTTAGTAATAATAATTATAAACGAGTTAATTCAGTATAAAAAATGTAATGTTACACAATTGACGAAGCTTTTAAAAATTCCACAATCCACTGTTTCCCAACATTTATCGAAAATGAGGGGGAAGGTGCTAAAGGCTGAAAAAAAGGGTTTAGAGATGTACTATTATATTACTAATCTAAAGGCGAGTCAGATTGTTGGAATTTTAGGTTTGTAA
- a CDS encoding spore germination protein yields the protein MSLNEKTLETKTDKTIEKIQTSNLKELKNTLDNIFDISADLIEHPLQLKTNTNILLYYFEGLTDGVALKGNVVTPLLQEVNEDSQIFNSNIIATHTKIVYTWNEIKEGLLEGQCVLFMEGEKKALLINTKGWAERSIQEPISEVTIKGSHDGFIENVTKNIGLIRRYIPSTELKIKKMTIGERATTFVYLLYLGDVANEDVVQEVETRICKIKTDTVLSVGELSNFTKDQNWTPFPQAYLSERPDAISNHILDGKVAVLIDRSPGAMIVPMNLIGFFQTPDDYNVHWLIASSFRLLRFLGFIIAIFLPAIYIAMVSFHFEIIPLDLYTSIATSRIKVPFSPLLEAFIMEITLEMLREAGIRLPQPIGQTIGIVGGIVIGQAAVQAGLVSNVMVIIVSITAIASFVVSNYDLSSCIRLIRFPMMLFAYFFGIVGIVSGLMLLFAHFVSLTSYGSPYGLPIAPFRLQELKDSFVRFPISMITTRSSTGQPKQRKKKEGGSHGES from the coding sequence TTGTCCTTAAATGAAAAGACCCTAGAAACAAAGACAGATAAAACCATTGAAAAAATCCAAACAAGTAACTTAAAAGAACTTAAAAATACATTAGATAACATCTTTGATATTAGTGCAGATTTGATTGAACATCCTTTGCAATTAAAAACAAACACGAATATTTTACTATATTATTTTGAAGGCCTTACAGATGGTGTTGCATTAAAAGGAAATGTTGTTACACCATTATTACAAGAAGTGAATGAAGACAGTCAAATATTTAATTCTAATATTATTGCTACTCATACCAAAATAGTATATACGTGGAATGAAATTAAAGAAGGATTACTTGAGGGACAATGTGTACTGTTTATGGAAGGAGAAAAGAAAGCCCTTCTCATTAATACAAAGGGATGGGCAGAAAGATCAATTCAGGAACCTATTTCAGAAGTTACCATTAAAGGTTCTCATGATGGGTTTATTGAGAATGTCACTAAAAACATAGGTCTGATTCGTCGATATATTCCTTCTACTGAATTGAAAATTAAAAAAATGACAATCGGAGAACGGGCCACTACTTTTGTATATTTACTTTACTTAGGCGATGTAGCTAACGAAGATGTGGTACAGGAAGTGGAGACAAGAATCTGTAAAATTAAAACTGATACAGTATTGAGCGTAGGAGAATTGTCCAACTTTACAAAAGATCAAAATTGGACTCCCTTTCCACAGGCTTATTTAAGTGAACGCCCAGATGCTATTTCTAATCATATTCTTGATGGTAAAGTAGCAGTGTTAATTGATAGATCTCCTGGTGCAATGATCGTTCCAATGAATTTAATTGGATTTTTTCAGACTCCCGATGATTATAATGTACATTGGCTGATTGCATCATCTTTTCGCTTATTACGATTTTTAGGATTTATTATAGCTATATTTTTACCCGCAATATATATTGCAATGGTTTCATTCCACTTTGAAATCATTCCTTTAGATCTATATACTTCTATTGCAACGTCAAGAATTAAAGTCCCTTTCTCGCCTTTACTAGAAGCATTTATTATGGAAATCACATTAGAAATGCTTCGTGAAGCTGGTATTCGTCTACCACAACCAATTGGACAAACCATTGGAATTGTTGGAGGTATTGTAATTGGACAAGCAGCTGTTCAAGCAGGGCTTGTGAGTAATGTTATGGTTATTATCGTGTCTATTACTGCCATTGCATCATTTGTTGTTTCTAATTATGATTTATCAAGTTGTATTCGGCTTATTCGTTTTCCAATGATGTTATTTGCCTACTTTTTTGGAATTGTAGGTATTGTTAGTGGATTAATGCTCTTATTTGCTCATTTTGTTTCACTAACTTCCTATGGTTCACCATATGGATTGCCAATTGCACCATTTCGTCTCCAAGAGTTAAAAGATTCTTTTGTAAGATTTCCAATTTCTATGATCACCACCCGCTCGAGTACAGGACAGCCGAAACAAAGAAAGAAAAAAGAAGGTGGTTCACATGGGGAATCTTAA
- a CDS encoding alpha/beta fold hydrolase, whose amino-acid sequence MFKQYVNNEQFNLQINRFFNDFYQDDERANQDLQAIIPRLTDTDSWYNTWIEYAAMREHQKDFDLASVYYQAAEFYMESSDPKKEKVYQKYRETFYKSFHDFEYETYQIPYEDSYLPAIKFMTPGACNTLLFFGGYDSYMEEMMKMMNYLIGINYNIIVFDGPGQGTALKNGLKFIHNWEKPVSTVIDYFKLDRASILGASWGGYLAMRAAAFEKRIDKVIAFNIFYSGLDALKMRMPDNIWNKLTTLLATNEADKINTMFKQMMATSIDLNWKVKKGMENTGEKTPFNLLKNFEKHTMAGIGQFINQEVLLLAGEDDQYVPISRLPQIESELCNAASITSVVFTKKTGGEQHCQAGHRHLAFDEIKRFLRHKLY is encoded by the coding sequence ATGTTTAAACAGTATGTAAACAACGAACAGTTCAATTTGCAAATTAACCGTTTTTTCAACGATTTCTATCAAGACGATGAGCGGGCAAATCAGGATTTGCAAGCCATCATCCCAAGACTTACAGACACGGACAGCTGGTATAACACTTGGATAGAATATGCAGCAATGCGGGAGCATCAGAAAGACTTCGATCTGGCTTCGGTTTATTATCAGGCTGCCGAGTTTTATATGGAATCATCCGATCCAAAAAAAGAAAAAGTGTACCAAAAATACCGTGAAACTTTTTATAAGAGCTTTCATGACTTTGAGTATGAAACCTATCAAATTCCTTATGAAGATTCCTATCTTCCTGCAATCAAATTCATGACACCAGGCGCATGTAATACACTACTTTTCTTTGGAGGCTACGATTCCTACATGGAGGAAATGATGAAGATGATGAACTACCTCATAGGAATCAATTATAATATTATAGTTTTTGATGGACCTGGACAAGGAACAGCACTGAAAAACGGCTTAAAATTCATCCACAACTGGGAGAAGCCCGTTTCCACAGTCATTGACTATTTCAAACTTGACCGTGCTAGTATTCTCGGAGCTTCTTGGGGCGGCTACTTGGCAATGCGTGCCGCCGCTTTTGAAAAACGAATCGACAAAGTCATCGCCTTTAATATTTTTTATAGTGGCCTTGATGCACTCAAGATGCGCATGCCGGATAATATCTGGAATAAATTGACCACGCTTCTGGCTACTAATGAAGCTGACAAAATTAATACCATGTTTAAACAAATGATGGCCACCAGCATCGACCTGAACTGGAAAGTTAAAAAAGGTATGGAAAATACAGGTGAAAAAACGCCATTTAACTTACTTAAAAACTTTGAAAAACATACGATGGCAGGAATCGGTCAGTTCATAAATCAAGAAGTATTGCTCCTGGCTGGTGAAGACGATCAGTACGTTCCAATTAGCCGATTACCGCAAATCGAATCGGAGCTATGTAATGCAGCCTCCATCACTTCTGTAGTTTTCACTAAGAAAACTGGTGGTGAACAACATTGTCAGGCTGGTCATCGTCACTTAGCTTTTGATGAAATTAAAAGATTTTTGCGACATAAATTATATTGA